One part of the Sporosarcina ureae genome encodes these proteins:
- a CDS encoding DedA family protein — protein sequence MEHLQEYIVQYGYLSIFFFLALGIFGLPMPDELLVTFAGYLTSAGTFHFIFTIIFTISGVMVGTLFTYMIGRKVGKPLIRRFGNYFFLTPRRMQKIERWFMTYGSWTVTFGYFVPGMRHLICYISGMSGMSIRRYVLFAIPGVIVSTTVCLLLGYFIRLPFF from the coding sequence ATGGAACATCTCCAAGAATATATAGTGCAGTATGGCTATCTTTCTATATTTTTCTTTTTGGCTCTTGGTATTTTCGGCTTGCCTATGCCGGATGAATTGCTTGTAACATTTGCCGGTTATTTAACTTCAGCAGGTACATTTCATTTTATATTCACGATAATCTTTACAATATCCGGTGTAATGGTCGGAACATTGTTCACGTATATGATTGGTAGAAAAGTTGGTAAACCTTTAATTCGGCGTTTTGGAAATTACTTCTTCCTCACGCCTCGACGTATGCAAAAGATTGAGCGTTGGTTTATGACCTATGGCTCGTGGACGGTGACTTTCGGTTATTTTGTTCCGGGCATGCGCCATTTAATTTGTTATATTTCAGGCATGAGCGGCATGAGCATTCGACGATATGTGTTGTTCGCTATTCCAGGTGTTATTGTTTCCACTACGGTTTGCTTGTTGCTTGGCTACTTCATTCGTCTACCATTTTTCTAA
- the cydC gene encoding thiol reductant ABC exporter subunit CydC, whose amino-acid sequence MNLYQQHILPYARKYNKTILSTILLGTLTILSAAMLTFTSGYLISRTSERPETILLVYIPIVAVRTFGISRAALRYVERLLGHNAVLKIIADMRVQLYHVLEPQALFIRSRFQTGDLLGALADDIEHLQDVYIRTLFPTVIGLFLFSFSVIVLAIYDWKFALIMAVLLAIVTFIYPMLSLYMMKKNQLQSKKLHSQLYNTMTEGIFGLRDWIISGRKEQFLASFKEESHASHAIDKKLAYWQQSRTMQLQIFSGLLVLVVGVWAGQQAAAGSLAPTYIAAFTLVTLPILEGLIPISFAIERLPAYEASLQRIDAIHQQNTAVDQKAMELGNVEEATIELDNVSYRYEGQKENAVQHISLTIQPGEKVAVLGKSGAGKSTLIQLLLGTVQPTSGHVHVNQKPASLYGDSIYEVMSVLNQKPYLFATTVQNNIKLGDAFATTEDVQRVAEQVGLYEYLQSLPEGLKTQMEETGQRFSGGERQRFALARILLKQTPVVVLDEPTVGLDPVTEHSLVETLHHSLKDKTVVWITHHLIGMEKWTVLFSWIMVKSSWMGHIKNY is encoded by the coding sequence ATGAACTTGTACCAACAACATATACTTCCCTATGCCCGTAAATATAACAAAACCATACTATCTACTATACTTCTAGGAACACTGACTATACTTTCGGCTGCGATGTTGACCTTTACATCAGGATATTTAATATCCCGTACATCGGAAAGGCCTGAAACGATATTACTCGTTTATATTCCGATCGTGGCAGTTCGGACATTCGGTATTTCGCGTGCAGCCTTACGATATGTAGAGCGTTTACTTGGTCATAATGCCGTATTGAAAATTATTGCGGATATGCGAGTGCAGCTATATCACGTACTGGAGCCGCAAGCATTATTCATTCGTTCGCGTTTTCAGACGGGTGATTTACTTGGTGCACTAGCGGATGATATTGAACATTTACAGGATGTCTATATCCGTACGCTGTTTCCGACTGTCATTGGATTATTCTTATTCAGTTTCTCTGTCATTGTGCTGGCAATCTATGACTGGAAGTTTGCGCTTATTATGGCTGTGTTACTAGCCATCGTGACGTTTATCTATCCTATGCTGTCACTTTATATGATGAAGAAAAACCAGCTGCAATCGAAAAAACTTCACAGTCAGTTGTATAATACGATGACAGAAGGTATTTTTGGTTTACGTGACTGGATCATCAGTGGCAGGAAAGAACAATTCCTTGCGTCATTTAAAGAGGAAAGTCATGCAAGCCATGCTATTGATAAAAAACTGGCGTATTGGCAACAGTCTCGGACGATGCAATTGCAAATTTTCTCAGGGCTACTAGTCTTAGTCGTCGGAGTATGGGCAGGACAGCAAGCGGCAGCAGGTTCATTGGCGCCAACGTATATCGCTGCATTTACATTGGTTACGTTGCCGATTTTAGAAGGATTGATTCCCATATCGTTTGCAATAGAACGTTTACCTGCTTATGAAGCATCCTTGCAAAGGATTGATGCGATCCATCAGCAAAATACTGCAGTGGATCAAAAAGCAATGGAGCTTGGTAATGTAGAAGAAGCGACTATTGAACTCGACAATGTAAGTTATCGGTATGAAGGTCAGAAAGAAAATGCGGTTCAGCATATTTCACTGACGATTCAACCTGGAGAAAAAGTTGCAGTACTTGGTAAAAGTGGCGCGGGTAAGTCTACTCTCATACAGCTTTTATTAGGCACAGTTCAGCCAACAAGCGGACATGTACATGTCAATCAAAAACCTGCATCGCTGTATGGCGACTCTATATATGAGGTGATGAGCGTCTTAAATCAAAAACCTTATCTTTTCGCAACAACTGTTCAAAACAATATTAAACTTGGTGATGCATTCGCAACTACTGAAGATGTACAACGAGTAGCTGAACAAGTTGGTTTGTATGAGTACTTGCAATCACTTCCTGAGGGCTTGAAAACCCAAATGGAGGAAACAGGACAACGATTCTCAGGTGGAGAGCGTCAGCGGTTTGCACTGGCAAGAATTTTATTGAAACAAACACCGGTTGTCGTTTTGGATGAACCGACTGTTGGGTTAGATCCAGTGACTGAACATTCTCTCGTAGAAACTCTTCATCACTCTCTAAAAGATAAAACGGTCGTATGGATTACACATCACTTAATAGGTATGGAAAAATGGACCGTATTATTTTCATGGATCATGGTGAAATCATCATGGATGGGACACATAAAGAATTATTAG